Proteins encoded in a region of the Mycobacterium branderi genome:
- a CDS encoding YfgM family protein, translating into MITVGLLVVSALAGVGGWLGYHTYQDRKSLAQRNLYVQVARQAAVNLTTIDHANVDADIRRILESATGTFRDDFQKRSQPFVDVVKKVQSKSEGTAEEAALLSEADDQAQVLVAVSVKTSTAAVPEQEPRRWRLRISVQKTDDSAKVSDVEFVP; encoded by the coding sequence GTGATCACGGTCGGCCTCTTGGTTGTCTCGGCTTTAGCCGGGGTAGGTGGCTGGCTGGGGTACCACACCTACCAAGACCGCAAGTCGCTGGCGCAGCGCAACCTCTACGTGCAAGTCGCCCGTCAGGCTGCGGTCAACCTCACCACGATCGATCACGCAAACGTCGACGCCGACATCCGGCGAATCCTGGAATCTGCGACCGGCACGTTCCGGGATGATTTCCAGAAGAGGTCTCAGCCGTTCGTCGACGTAGTCAAAAAGGTGCAGTCGAAATCTGAAGGCACCGCTGAGGAAGCCGCGCTGTTGTCCGAGGCCGATGACCAGGCGCAAGTGCTCGTCGCAGTATCGGTGAAAACATCGACCGCCGCTGTGCCCGAACAAGAGCCGCGCAGATGGCGACTACGGATCAGCGTGCAGAAAACCGATGACAGCGCCAAGGTCTCCGATGTCGAGTTCGTGCCATGA
- a CDS encoding MCE family protein — protein MLRLSRRIWTQLAILAAVTVIAVGVMAFGFVKVPALLGIGRYTVTVELPTSGGLYPTSVVNYRGSEVGSVKSIDVTHNGVRATLTLDSGIAIPANVTAAVHSRSAVGEQFLELTPHDGAGPKLSDGDVIPLGKVQVPVDIGFLLDATNKALQAIPQDNLHTVVDESAKAVAGLGPELSRIVDGSTALAIDAANTTHPLAALIDQSPPVLDSQVRTSDSIATWAHRMNSITGQLKAQDAAFADLLDVGGPALHEGTAMFDRLAPALPVLLANLVSLGNIAVTYRNDLEQLLVLFPQGTAVMSAIALPDSDSKQDYKGVYLDFNLNLNLPPPCNTGFLPVQQQRTPSMQDYPDRPAGELYCRIPQDSDMNVRGVRNIPCESKPGKRAPTVELCESDEEYVPLNDGLNWKGDPNATLTGQGVPQYPPVTFVPYDAVTGRYVGPDGRPATQSDLADSTKGKTWQSMLIPPSS, from the coding sequence ATGCTGCGGTTGTCTCGACGCATCTGGACGCAGTTGGCGATTCTCGCGGCGGTCACCGTCATTGCCGTCGGCGTGATGGCGTTCGGGTTTGTCAAAGTCCCGGCGCTGTTGGGGATCGGGCGGTACACGGTGACGGTCGAACTGCCCACGTCCGGCGGGCTGTACCCGACGTCCGTGGTGAACTACCGCGGCAGCGAAGTCGGCAGCGTCAAGTCGATCGATGTCACCCACAACGGCGTTCGCGCAACGCTGACGCTGGACTCGGGCATCGCGATTCCGGCCAACGTCACCGCCGCCGTGCACAGCCGCTCGGCCGTCGGTGAGCAGTTCCTCGAACTGACACCGCACGACGGCGCGGGACCCAAACTGAGCGACGGCGACGTGATCCCGCTCGGCAAGGTGCAGGTGCCCGTTGACATCGGCTTCCTGCTCGACGCGACCAACAAGGCGCTGCAGGCGATCCCGCAAGACAATCTGCATACGGTTGTCGACGAAAGCGCCAAAGCGGTCGCCGGACTGGGACCGGAACTGTCGCGGATCGTCGACGGATCGACGGCGTTGGCGATCGATGCAGCCAACACCACCCACCCGCTCGCCGCGTTGATCGACCAATCCCCGCCGGTGCTCGATTCCCAAGTGCGGACCTCGGATTCGATCGCCACCTGGGCGCATCGGATGAACTCGATCACCGGCCAGCTCAAAGCACAGGACGCGGCGTTCGCCGATCTGCTCGACGTCGGGGGTCCGGCGCTGCACGAAGGCACGGCCATGTTCGACCGGCTCGCTCCCGCGCTGCCGGTCCTGCTGGCCAACCTGGTGAGCCTGGGCAACATCGCGGTCACTTACCGCAACGACCTCGAGCAGCTGCTGGTGCTCTTCCCGCAGGGGACCGCCGTGATGTCGGCGATCGCGTTGCCCGACTCCGACAGCAAGCAGGATTACAAGGGCGTCTACCTCGACTTCAACCTCAACCTCAATCTGCCGCCGCCGTGCAACACCGGTTTCCTGCCGGTTCAACAGCAGCGCACGCCGTCGATGCAGGACTATCCCGACCGGCCCGCCGGCGAGCTGTATTGCCGCATCCCACAGGACTCCGACATGAATGTCCGTGGCGTGCGCAACATCCCGTGCGAGAGCAAGCCCGGCAAGCGCGCGCCGACAGTCGAGCTGTGCGAAAGCGACGAGGAGTACGTCCCCCTCAACGACGGCCTCAACTGGAAGGGCGATCCCAACGCCACGCTCACCGGCCAGGGCGTGCCCCAGTACCCGCCCGTCACCTTCGTCCCCTACGACGCGGTCACCGGGCGCTACGTGGGCCCCGACGGCCGCCCCGCCACCCAGTCCGACCTGGCCGACAGCACGAAAGGCAAGACATGGCAGAGCATGCTGATACCGCCGAGCAGCTAG
- a CDS encoding MCE family protein — protein MRRMMVAALVVSCLWVTTGCQWRGLNSLRLPGTEGTGKGSYVIQAQLPDVVVIQPNTRVRVADVNVGNVTKIEVQDWHALVTMRINGDVHLPANSTAKVGQTSLLGSMHIELAPPIDEQPQGELKDGSVIPLFRAATYPTTEQTLASVSILLNGGGLGHLQEINQAFATALAGREDEMRSLLSQLDTFIAQLHAQTDDIIAATESLNSLAGQVAAKDKTVDKALTTIPQALAVLSDSRNKLADAIDAVGKFSAVAASTIGQTKESLAGNLRNIAPALRELANAGPALTKGLDFLSTYPWVKSNVANWFRGDFANITLVIDLTLSRIDSGFFTGTRWEGNLTELELQWGRTIGQMPSPYTAANPLIAPYHFGGY, from the coding sequence ATGAGACGCATGATGGTGGCGGCGCTTGTCGTTTCGTGCCTGTGGGTGACGACCGGCTGCCAGTGGCGGGGACTCAATTCACTGCGCCTGCCCGGAACCGAAGGCACCGGCAAAGGCTCCTACGTCATCCAGGCCCAGTTGCCCGATGTCGTTGTCATCCAACCGAACACCCGGGTCCGGGTCGCCGATGTGAACGTTGGCAACGTCACCAAGATCGAGGTACAGGACTGGCATGCGCTGGTGACGATGCGGATCAACGGCGATGTCCATCTTCCCGCCAACAGCACCGCCAAGGTCGGCCAGACCAGCCTGCTGGGATCCATGCACATCGAATTGGCACCGCCCATCGACGAGCAACCACAGGGCGAACTCAAGGACGGCTCCGTGATTCCGCTCTTCCGAGCCGCCACCTACCCGACCACCGAGCAGACGCTGGCGTCGGTGTCGATTCTGCTCAACGGCGGCGGCCTGGGTCATCTGCAGGAGATCAACCAGGCGTTCGCAACGGCATTGGCGGGCCGCGAAGACGAAATGCGCAGCCTGCTATCCCAATTGGACACCTTCATTGCGCAGTTGCACGCCCAGACCGACGACATCATCGCGGCCACCGAGAGTCTCAACTCGCTGGCCGGGCAGGTCGCCGCAAAAGACAAGACCGTCGACAAGGCGCTCACCACAATCCCGCAGGCGCTGGCCGTGCTGTCGGATTCGCGAAACAAGTTGGCCGACGCCATCGATGCAGTGGGCAAGTTCAGCGCCGTCGCCGCCTCGACAATCGGGCAAACCAAGGAGTCGCTCGCAGGCAACCTGCGCAACATAGCTCCGGCATTGCGCGAACTGGCCAATGCCGGGCCAGCTCTGACCAAGGGCCTGGACTTCTTGTCGACCTACCCGTGGGTGAAGAGCAACGTGGCCAACTGGTTTCGTGGTGACTTCGCCAACATCACGCTTGTGATCGATTTGACCTTGAGCCGAATCGACAGCGGCTTTTTCACCGGGACGCGATGGGAGGGCAACCTCACCGAACTCGAGCTGCAGTGGGGCCGCACGATCGGCCAGATGCCCAGTCCGTACACCGCGGCCAATCCGTTGATTGCGCCCTACCACTTCGGCGGCTACTAG
- a CDS encoding MCE family protein has translation MTVIAKHPRAVRIATAISLVLTLGVAITTVATPWWKHLSRNTYVAYFANTNGLYTGDEVRILGVAVGTVEHIDPQPDAAKVTFTVDTHHPVPADVRAAILSPSLVTARAIQLVPAYSGGPKLADGATIPQERTAVPVEWDDLRKQLEKLTDSLQPTTPGGPSALGRFIDTTAANLRGQGDTARDTVIKLSQAVSALGDHSTDIFSTVRNLQLLVSALSSSSDLLAAFNNNLADITTVLSDTPNEWAQAMQGVDDAVNDLRGFVAENREALGTTFDHLNAITTAMNDSRGDIKQTLHIAPTVFQNFMNIYQPAQSAVTGILAPVNFADTVQFLCGAIQAAARVGAQQSAKLCVQYLAPIIKNRQYNFPPVGINPFVGASARPNEITYSEDWLNPHSAQSVDPSQGLAGLMLPPPTPPDGSP, from the coding sequence TTGACCGTGATTGCGAAACATCCGCGCGCCGTGCGGATTGCGACGGCGATCAGCTTGGTGCTGACCCTCGGTGTCGCGATCACCACGGTGGCCACGCCGTGGTGGAAGCACCTCAGCAGAAACACCTATGTCGCCTACTTCGCCAACACCAACGGCCTCTACACCGGTGACGAAGTCCGGATTCTCGGAGTCGCCGTCGGGACCGTGGAGCACATCGATCCGCAGCCTGACGCGGCCAAGGTCACCTTCACGGTCGACACGCACCACCCGGTGCCCGCCGACGTCCGCGCGGCGATACTGTCGCCGTCACTGGTTACCGCTCGCGCAATCCAACTCGTGCCCGCCTACTCCGGCGGGCCGAAACTCGCCGACGGCGCGACCATTCCCCAGGAGCGCACCGCGGTTCCCGTCGAGTGGGACGACCTGCGCAAGCAGCTCGAGAAGCTGACCGACTCCTTGCAGCCCACCACGCCCGGCGGGCCCAGCGCACTGGGCAGATTCATCGACACCACAGCAGCCAACCTGCGCGGCCAGGGTGACACCGCACGCGACACGGTCATCAAACTCTCACAGGCGGTTTCGGCGCTCGGCGACCACAGCACAGACATCTTCAGCACGGTGCGCAACCTGCAGTTGCTGGTATCCGCGCTGTCCTCGAGCAGTGATCTGCTGGCCGCGTTCAACAACAACCTGGCCGACATCACAACCGTGCTGTCCGATACCCCCAACGAGTGGGCCCAGGCGATGCAGGGCGTGGACGACGCGGTGAACGACCTGCGCGGCTTCGTCGCCGAGAACCGGGAAGCCCTCGGCACCACCTTCGACCACCTCAACGCGATCACCACCGCGATGAACGACAGCCGGGGTGACATCAAGCAGACCCTGCACATCGCGCCGACGGTGTTCCAGAATTTCATGAACATCTACCAACCCGCCCAGAGCGCGGTCACGGGCATCCTGGCGCCGGTCAACTTCGCCGATACCGTCCAATTCCTCTGCGGTGCAATTCAAGCTGCAGCACGGGTGGGCGCCCAGCAATCGGCAAAGCTGTGCGTCCAGTACCTGGCCCCGATCATCAAGAACCGCCAATACAACTTCCCGCCGGTCGGTATCAACCCGTTCGTGGGCGCCTCGGCACGGCCCAACGAGATCACGTACAGCGAAGACTGGCTCAACCCGCACTCCGCTCAGTCCGTCGATCCCAGCCAAGGGCTAGCGGGGCTGATGCTGCCGCCGCCCACGCCACCGGACGGCTCGCCATGA
- a CDS encoding MCE family protein, whose protein sequence is MKRPHIKPLAERNRITVGVVGILAVVALVVAVFSYNRIPFINGTTGYSAYFAEAGGIKSGSDVRVSGLSVGKVSGVTLDGTKVLVTFSVSTGVALGERTEAAIKTETVLGTKMLELTPRGDGKLTGPIPIERTHSPYDLPTALGDLTSTISALDTTKLSAALTTLADTFKDTPPDLKVALEGVARFSDTLDTRDTQLRNLLGDANKVTAVLGKRSDQIAHLVANANALLAELLSQRNSVDALMTNLTAASRQISGLVDDNRKQLKPALEKLNGVLGILDNRKQELQRTLYLLRRYAMSFGEVLGSGPFFKASLVNLVPGQFAQPFIDAAFSDLGLDPNVLLPSQLVDPPTGQPGTPPLPLPYPRTGQGGEPNRTLPDAITGNLGDPRYPYREPAPAPPPGGPPPGPPANSAPVPAPTPIYVPAPGEVPASGGH, encoded by the coding sequence ATGAAGCGACCCCATATCAAACCGCTCGCCGAGCGCAACCGGATCACTGTCGGGGTGGTCGGGATACTTGCCGTCGTCGCACTGGTGGTTGCGGTCTTTTCCTACAACAGGATTCCGTTCATCAACGGCACCACCGGCTACTCCGCCTACTTCGCAGAGGCCGGCGGCATCAAGTCGGGCAGTGACGTCCGGGTGTCGGGCCTGTCGGTCGGCAAGGTCTCCGGCGTCACTTTGGACGGGACGAAGGTGCTGGTGACCTTCTCGGTCAGCACCGGCGTCGCACTGGGAGAGCGGACCGAGGCGGCCATCAAAACCGAAACCGTGCTTGGCACCAAGATGCTCGAGCTGACCCCCCGCGGGGACGGCAAGCTCACCGGTCCGATCCCGATCGAGCGCACCCACTCTCCCTACGACCTGCCCACCGCGCTGGGCGATCTGACAAGCACCATCAGCGCTTTGGACACCACAAAGCTGTCTGCGGCGCTCACCACCCTGGCCGACACCTTCAAGGACACCCCACCCGACCTGAAAGTCGCGCTGGAGGGGGTCGCGCGCTTCTCCGACACTCTCGACACCCGCGACACGCAGCTACGCAACCTGCTCGGCGACGCGAACAAGGTCACCGCGGTGCTGGGCAAGCGCAGCGACCAGATCGCCCACCTCGTCGCCAACGCGAATGCCCTGCTGGCCGAGCTTCTCTCGCAACGCAATTCGGTCGACGCGCTGATGACCAATCTCACCGCCGCGTCGCGGCAGATCTCCGGTCTGGTCGACGACAATCGCAAGCAACTCAAGCCTGCTCTCGAGAAGCTCAACGGCGTGCTGGGAATCCTGGACAACCGCAAGCAGGAACTGCAGCGCACGCTGTACCTACTTCGCCGATATGCGATGTCGTTCGGCGAAGTGCTGGGATCCGGCCCGTTCTTCAAGGCCTCATTGGTCAACCTGGTGCCCGGCCAGTTCGCCCAGCCGTTCATCGACGCCGCATTCTCCGATCTGGGACTTGACCCCAACGTGCTGCTGCCGTCGCAACTGGTCGACCCGCCCACCGGCCAGCCCGGCACACCGCCGCTGCCGCTGCCCTATCCGCGCACCGGTCAAGGCGGCGAGCCGAACCGGACGCTGCCCGACGCGATCACGGGCAACCTCGGCGATCCGCGCTACCCCTACCGGGAACCGGCACCCGCGCCCCCTCCCGGTGGGCCACCGCCGGGCCCGCCGGCCAACTCAGCGCCGGTGCCGGCGCCGACGCCGATCTATGTGCCGGCGCCCGGCGAAGTGCCGGCGAGCGGAGGCCATTGA
- a CDS encoding MCE family protein: MRGISFRAVTRVALFTVVCLAFAFVLVTVFGQFRFDQRASYSAVFTNVSGLKGGNFVRIAGVEVGKVKDLTLHKDGTVTVDFAVDKGLTLTEGTKATVRYENLIGDRYLSLEAGPGSTRKLRPGQTIPLARTSPALDVDALIGGFRPLFRALDPDQVNALSGQLLRVFQGQGGTISSVLAQTSALTTTLADRDKLIGEVIANLNTVLHTFAARDDQFSTGLDNLSQLVEALAARKTDITKGVAYINAAAASVADLLTVARQPIKDAVAQTDRAAGQIEADHDYVDDLVKTLPDAYQVLARNGLYGDYFGFYLCDAILKVNGKNGQPVFVKLVSQATGRCTPK; encoded by the coding sequence ATGAGAGGCATCAGCTTTCGCGCCGTGACGCGCGTGGCGCTGTTCACCGTTGTCTGCCTTGCGTTCGCCTTCGTCCTGGTGACGGTCTTCGGGCAGTTCCGGTTCGACCAACGGGCCTCGTACAGCGCCGTGTTCACGAACGTGTCGGGCCTCAAAGGCGGAAACTTCGTCCGCATCGCCGGCGTCGAAGTGGGAAAGGTCAAGGACCTGACCCTGCACAAGGACGGCACCGTCACCGTCGACTTCGCCGTCGACAAGGGCCTCACGCTCACCGAAGGCACCAAGGCGACGGTGCGTTACGAAAACCTCATCGGTGACCGTTACCTGTCGCTCGAAGCCGGGCCGGGCTCGACGCGAAAGTTGCGGCCCGGCCAGACGATTCCGCTGGCGCGGACATCTCCTGCACTCGACGTCGACGCTCTCATCGGAGGTTTCCGGCCGTTGTTTCGCGCGCTGGACCCCGACCAGGTCAACGCGCTGTCAGGTCAACTGCTCCGGGTGTTCCAGGGCCAGGGCGGCACGATCTCGTCGGTGCTAGCCCAAACGTCAGCACTGACCACCACGCTGGCCGACCGCGACAAGTTGATCGGCGAGGTGATCGCCAACCTGAACACCGTGCTGCACACCTTCGCCGCCCGCGACGACCAATTCTCGACCGGGTTGGACAACCTCTCACAGCTTGTCGAGGCATTGGCCGCACGAAAGACCGACATCACCAAGGGGGTGGCCTACATCAATGCTGCAGCGGCTTCCGTCGCCGACCTGCTGACGGTTGCTCGTCAACCGATCAAGGACGCCGTCGCGCAAACCGACCGGGCGGCAGGGCAGATCGAGGCCGATCACGACTACGTCGACGACCTGGTCAAGACCCTTCCCGACGCCTACCAGGTGCTGGCCCGCAACGGTCTTTACGGCGACTACTTCGGCTTCTACCTCTGCGACGCGATTCTCAAGGTCAACGGAAAGAACGGCCAGCCCGTGTTCGTCAAGCTTGTGAGCCAGGCGACGGGACGGTGCACGCCGAAATGA
- a CDS encoding MCE family protein: MTNTRRRGEIDPIWWAPVLLLVIAAVSVLTGMAFSGTLRKTVPVTVISDRAGLVMENGAKVKLRGVQIGEVTSVDAYSDSSGVNLSKLRLKISPHEFGYLPSNVEAEIKSSTAFGAKYVDLVVPSAGASPRPLAAGAVLRSRNVTVEVNTVFENLQAIVHAIDPAKLNAVLSAVADGVRGKGDRIGQAITGANQVLLTVNPRMPTVRQDWQLFGKTAHAYSDAAQDLLSVLDSFSGTSATITAHAKALDELLLSAIGFAQSGINTIGRNQQNLVGAVHVLLPTTDLLMKYSPTYTCLFQGAQWFLEHGGRDALGGNGKSVIMDAALLFGDDPYRYPDNLPIVHAKGGPGGKPSCGSLPDVSKNFPVKYLVTDTGFGTGLDIRPNPGIGFPGIANYFPVTKGTPEPPRVRYPGGPAPGPPPPYPGAPPYGAPDNPPSP, encoded by the coding sequence ATGACCAACACGCGCCGACGGGGGGAGATCGATCCGATCTGGTGGGCACCGGTGCTGCTTTTGGTGATCGCGGCAGTGAGCGTGCTGACTGGAATGGCCTTCTCCGGAACGCTGCGGAAAACCGTTCCTGTCACGGTGATTTCAGACCGGGCCGGTCTGGTCATGGAGAACGGCGCCAAGGTGAAATTGCGCGGCGTCCAGATCGGCGAGGTCACCTCAGTGGATGCCTACTCCGATTCGTCCGGCGTCAACTTGTCGAAACTGAGACTCAAGATCTCTCCGCACGAGTTCGGTTACCTGCCAAGCAATGTCGAGGCAGAGATCAAGTCGAGCACCGCGTTCGGTGCCAAGTACGTCGACCTCGTGGTTCCCTCTGCAGGTGCCAGCCCACGCCCGTTGGCGGCGGGTGCCGTGTTGCGCTCACGCAACGTGACCGTCGAGGTCAACACCGTGTTCGAGAACCTCCAGGCCATCGTCCACGCCATCGACCCGGCGAAGCTGAACGCCGTGCTGTCGGCGGTGGCCGACGGAGTGCGCGGCAAGGGCGATCGAATCGGCCAGGCAATCACCGGTGCCAACCAGGTACTGCTCACCGTGAACCCGAGAATGCCGACAGTTCGGCAAGACTGGCAGTTGTTCGGTAAGACCGCCCACGCCTATTCGGATGCGGCGCAAGACCTCCTGTCAGTTCTCGACTCCTTTTCGGGGACAAGTGCGACGATCACCGCACACGCCAAGGCACTCGACGAGCTGCTGCTTTCGGCGATCGGATTCGCCCAATCGGGGATCAACACGATCGGCAGAAACCAGCAGAACCTGGTCGGCGCCGTCCATGTCCTGCTGCCCACCACCGACCTTCTGATGAAGTACTCGCCGACCTACACCTGCCTCTTTCAGGGTGCTCAGTGGTTTTTAGAGCACGGAGGCCGGGACGCCTTGGGGGGCAACGGTAAATCCGTCATCATGGATGCCGCGCTGCTGTTCGGCGACGACCCCTACCGCTATCCGGACAACCTGCCGATCGTGCACGCCAAGGGCGGTCCCGGCGGTAAGCCGAGCTGCGGTTCGCTGCCCGACGTGAGCAAGAACTTCCCGGTCAAGTATCTGGTCACCGACACCGGGTTCGGCACCGGCCTGGATATCCGGCCCAATCCCGGCATCGGTTTCCCGGGCATCGCCAACTACTTCCCCGTCACCAAGGGAACGCCAGAGCCGCCGCGGGTCCGCTACCCCGGCGGCCCGGCACCGGGCCCGCCGCCGCCCTACCCTGGAGCGCCGCCGTACGGCGCACCGGACAACCCACCGTCACCCTGA
- a CDS encoding ABC transporter permease, with the protein MTSPALTRVIDSTRSLGAQTAFYGNALGATVDAVRRYPAEVLRLIAVMGMGTGALAVIGGTVVIVGFLTLTTGALIAVQGYNTLSNVGIEALTGFLGAFLNVRFIAPATAGVALAATIGAGATAQLGAMRINEEIDALESMAIRPITYLASTRIVAGILAVIPIYTVAVLMSFLATRFGTTIIYGQSRGVYDHYFSSFLHPTDLLWSFTEALAMAAAVMSVHTYYGYTATGGPAGVGEAVGRAVRTSITAGVFILLTITLSVYGQSGNFHLSG; encoded by the coding sequence GTGACCAGCCCGGCCCTGACCCGGGTGATCGACTCGACACGCAGCCTCGGTGCACAAACGGCGTTCTACGGCAACGCACTCGGCGCCACCGTGGACGCCGTCCGTCGCTACCCCGCCGAGGTGTTGCGGTTGATCGCCGTCATGGGGATGGGCACCGGCGCCTTGGCTGTCATCGGTGGCACGGTGGTCATCGTCGGATTCCTGACCCTGACCACCGGCGCGCTGATCGCCGTGCAGGGCTACAACACACTGTCGAATGTGGGGATCGAAGCCCTCACCGGTTTCCTCGGAGCGTTTCTCAACGTCCGCTTCATCGCGCCGGCGACCGCCGGCGTCGCGCTCGCTGCCACCATCGGCGCCGGCGCCACCGCGCAACTCGGAGCCATGCGCATCAACGAGGAAATCGACGCGCTCGAGTCGATGGCCATCCGGCCGATCACCTACCTGGCGTCCACCCGCATCGTGGCGGGAATCCTGGCCGTCATCCCGATCTACACCGTCGCGGTGTTGATGTCGTTTCTGGCGACCCGGTTCGGCACGACAATCATCTACGGCCAGTCGAGAGGCGTTTACGACCACTACTTTTCGTCGTTTTTGCACCCGACGGACCTGTTGTGGTCCTTCACCGAGGCGCTGGCGATGGCAGCCGCCGTGATGTCGGTGCACACCTACTACGGCTACACCGCCACCGGCGGCCCGGCCGGCGTGGGAGAGGCGGTCGGTCGTGCGGTGCGTACCTCGATCACCGCCGGGGTATTCATTTTGCTGACCATCACGCTGTCGGTGTACGGGCAGTCCGGCAACTTCCACTTGTCGGGATGA
- a CDS encoding MlaE family ABC transporter permease, translating to MGDFVVLAGETFAAMVRPPFAWRELIDQIWFVARVSIVPTLVLSIPYTVLIVFTLNIVLIEVGAGDLSGAGAALASVTQVGPVVTAIVVSGAASTAMCADLGARTIREEIDAMKVIGVNPIQALVVPRVIAATFVALMLYSVVAVVGLSGSYFFVVFIQHVTPGAFVAGMTLLTGLPQVIVSLVKALLFGLSAGLIACYKGLSVGGGPTAVGNAVNETVVFAFMALFLINILATAFGVKVAP from the coding sequence ATGGGTGATTTCGTCGTGCTGGCCGGCGAAACCTTCGCGGCCATGGTGCGCCCGCCCTTCGCCTGGCGTGAGTTGATCGACCAGATCTGGTTCGTGGCCAGGGTGTCGATCGTGCCGACGCTGGTGCTGTCGATTCCCTACACCGTTCTGATCGTCTTCACGCTGAACATCGTGCTGATCGAGGTCGGGGCCGGTGACCTCTCCGGCGCCGGAGCAGCTCTCGCCTCCGTCACGCAGGTGGGCCCGGTGGTCACCGCCATCGTCGTTTCGGGCGCCGCATCCACCGCCATGTGCGCGGACCTGGGTGCCCGTACGATCCGCGAGGAGATCGACGCGATGAAGGTGATCGGCGTCAACCCGATCCAGGCCCTCGTGGTGCCGCGGGTAATCGCCGCGACATTCGTTGCGCTGATGCTTTATTCGGTGGTTGCGGTGGTGGGGTTGTCCGGAAGCTACTTCTTCGTGGTGTTCATCCAGCACGTCACTCCCGGTGCCTTCGTCGCGGGGATGACGCTGCTCACCGGTCTGCCGCAGGTGATCGTATCGCTCGTCAAGGCATTGCTGTTCGGCCTGTCGGCCGGTCTGATCGCCTGCTACAAGGGGCTTTCCGTCGGCGGCGGGCCGACCGCTGTCGGGAACGCCGTCAACGAAACGGTGGTCTTCGCATTCATGGCTCTGTTCCTGATCAACATCCTGGCCACCGCGTTCGGCGTCAAGGTGGCGCCGTGA
- a CDS encoding SDR family NAD(P)-dependent oxidoreductase, which translates to MTFAGKYGPWALVAGASDGVGAAFAEGLAERGLNVVLVARRQAVLDDVAAGISSRTGAETHTLAVDLTEQDATSAIVGATKDLEVGFLACCAGADPHFEPFLAQPITAAEAMVQRNCMAPMQLCHHFAPAMVRRGSGGIVIFSSGAGFVGGPNMVAYGATKAFDMVFAEALWSELHDKGIDVLGLVLGKTDTPALRRLEHSRGQLGSEDEVPPDAATVDEVIAEAFANLTSGPTWMVGEQMRAAAQMFGSMTRNEAVRLMVQASAAAMGGD; encoded by the coding sequence GTGACGTTCGCCGGCAAATACGGTCCGTGGGCGCTGGTCGCTGGCGCGTCCGACGGCGTTGGCGCCGCGTTCGCCGAAGGGCTCGCCGAGCGCGGGCTCAACGTCGTGCTGGTGGCTCGGCGGCAAGCCGTGCTCGACGACGTCGCCGCCGGGATCAGCTCTCGGACCGGAGCCGAAACCCACACGCTGGCAGTCGATCTCACTGAGCAGGACGCCACGTCGGCGATCGTCGGCGCCACCAAAGATCTCGAGGTCGGGTTCCTGGCCTGCTGTGCAGGCGCCGATCCCCACTTCGAGCCGTTCCTCGCCCAGCCGATCACAGCTGCCGAAGCGATGGTGCAGCGCAACTGCATGGCGCCGATGCAGTTGTGTCACCACTTCGCGCCGGCGATGGTGCGGCGCGGCAGCGGCGGCATCGTCATCTTCAGTTCAGGCGCCGGATTCGTCGGCGGACCGAACATGGTGGCCTACGGCGCCACCAAGGCGTTCGACATGGTGTTCGCCGAAGCGCTGTGGAGTGAATTGCACGACAAGGGTATTGACGTGCTGGGACTGGTGCTCGGCAAGACCGACACGCCGGCGCTGCGCCGGCTCGAGCACAGCAGGGGACAACTCGGTTCCGAGGACGAGGTGCCGCCTGACGCCGCCACCGTTGACGAGGTCATCGCCGAGGCGTTCGCCAACCTCACCAGCGGGCCGACCTGGATGGTGGGTGAGCAAATGCGGGCCGCGGCCCAGATGTTCGGCTCCATGACCCGCAACGAGGCTGTCCGACTCATGGTGCAGGCCAGCGCCGCCGCGATGGGCGGCGATTAG
- a CDS encoding nuclear transport factor 2 family protein translates to MTDRDDRQDICDLLVRYATGIDRRDWPLFRTVFTEDCELDYGEIGAWTDVDAVTEFMQAAHAMAGHTLHRLSNQAITVNGDSAQARTYVDALIMLGDNTSGVNGIGYYDDELVRTDVGWRIARRRFTAVRVATVGEQS, encoded by the coding sequence ATGACCGACCGAGACGACCGTCAGGACATTTGTGACCTGCTGGTGCGGTACGCCACCGGGATCGACCGGCGCGACTGGCCGCTGTTTCGGACCGTGTTCACCGAGGATTGCGAACTCGACTACGGCGAGATCGGGGCGTGGACGGACGTCGACGCGGTCACCGAATTCATGCAGGCGGCCCATGCGATGGCGGGCCACACGCTGCACCGGCTGAGCAACCAGGCGATCACCGTCAACGGTGACAGCGCCCAGGCGCGCACCTACGTCGACGCGCTGATCATGTTGGGGGACAACACATCCGGAGTCAACGGGATCGGTTACTACGACGACGAACTGGTCCGCACCGATGTCGGGTGGCGTATCGCGCGGCGCCGCTTCACCGCGGTACGCGTCGCGACGGTCGGGGAACAGTCGTGA